Proteins from a genomic interval of Thamnophis elegans isolate rThaEle1 chromosome 2, rThaEle1.pri, whole genome shotgun sequence:
- the TFE3 gene encoding LOW QUALITY PROTEIN: transcription factor E3 (The sequence of the model RefSeq protein was modified relative to this genomic sequence to represent the inferred CDS: deleted 1 base in 1 codon) codes for MMSHDPSERPPNPEPPPATVYVLVEDPRSTDALQLLSLSSVPPESGIVADIDLENILSLTSENFYELKSQPIGVSPPRAPAQSPNMSSRVLLRQQLMRAQTQEQERREQQQAAQFTPAPAASATPAISVSPLTRPAPAQVPVEVLKVQTHLENPTKYHIQQAQRQQVKQYLSTAMGSKMSTQALTGSSPGAPTCSPQGVSGPEPAPGLAHQQGVAGSTGSAPNSPMAMLNIGSNSEKEIDDVIDEIISLESSYNEEILNYGGLQMPSTLPVSGNLLNVYGNPGIMEPAVTVSNSCPADLPNIKREMSENETKAFLKERQKKDNHNLIERRRRFNINDRIKELGTLIPKSNDPEMRWNKGTILKASVDYIRKLQKEQQRSKEMELRQRKLEQANRSLQLRVQELELQVQMHGLPLTSTQGLLAQSLGGDPIPPFAESLDLPFSAEELGLGLALGSDGGALQDVLMDDGTALSPLGASDPLLSSVSLVPQRAAAAVPALAWKMIHDGSPWMEELETASPFYMFCSDPLQTVAYTHQLQILELL; via the exons CCTCAGCTCTGTGCCTCCAGAGTCTGGGATCGTGGCTGACATTGATTTGGAGAACATCCTCTCTCTGACCAGCGAGAATTTCTACGAACTCAAGAGCCAACCCATTGGTGTCAG CCCTCCAAGGGCCCCAGCTCAAAGTCCTAACATGTCGTCCCGGGTTCTACTCCGGCAGCAGCTCATGCGGGCACAGACGCAAGAACAGGAACGCCGGGAGCAGCAGCAGGCAGCCCAGTTCACTCCTGCACCCGCTGCATCAGCTACACCGGCTATTTCTGTGAGCCCACTAACTCGCCCTGCACCTGCCCAGGTGCCTGTGGAGGTATTGAAG GTTCAAACCCACCTGGAGAACCCCACAAAGTACCACATCCAACAGGCACAGAGACAGCAAGTCAAGCAGTATCTTTCTACAGCTATGGGGAGCAAGATGTCAACGCAGGCGTTAACCGGAAGTAGCCCTGGAGCACCCACCTGCTCCCCACAGGGTGTTTCAGGTCCTGAGCCCGCACCCGGTTTGGCTCACCAGCAGGGAGTGGCAGGAAGCACTGGCAGTGCCCCCAATAGCCCTATGGCGATGCTCAACATTGGTTCCAATTCTGAGAAAGAA ATTGACGATGTCATTGATGAGATTATCAGCCTGGAATCCAGCTACAATGAGGAAATCCTGAACTATGGTGGCTTGCAGATGCCCAGCACT CTACCAGTTTCGGGAAACCTCCTGAATGTATATGGGAACCCAGGAATCATGGAACCAGCTGTAACTGTCAGCAACTCCTGCCCGGCTGACCTGCCCAATATCAAGAGGGAGATGTCAG AAAATGAAACCAAAGCATTTCtgaaggaaaggcagaagaaagacAACCACAATTTAA TTGAACGTCGTCGGCGGTTTAACATAAATGACCGAATTAAAGAATTGGGGACCCTAATCCCCAAATCTAATGATCC GGAAATGCGCTGGAATAAAGGGACCATCCTGAAGGCCTCAGTAGATTATATCCGCAAATTGCAGAAGGAACAGCAACGCTCCAAGGAGATGGAGCTGAGGCAGCGTAAATTGGAGCAAGCTAACCGCAGCTTGCAGCTACGAGTACAG GAGCTGGAACTTCAGGTCCAGATGCATGGGTTGCCTTTGACTTCCACCCAGGGCCTTCTGGCACAGTCCTTGGGAGGAGATCCAATTCCACCATTTGCGGAGTCCTTGGATCTCCCCTTTTCAGCTGAAGAGCTGGGTCTGGGTCTTGCACTGGGATCTGATGGGGGAGCCCTGCAAGATGTTCTCATGGACGATGGGACTGCACTGTCCCCACTGGGTGCCTCTGATCCACTCCTTTCCTCTGTCTCT CTGGTGCCTCAAAGGGCAGCAGCCGCCGTTCCAGCTTTAGCATGGAAGATGATTCATGATGGCAGCCCTTGGATGGAAGAGCTGGAAACGGCTTCACCATTTTACATGTTTTGTTCTGACCCATTGCAGACTGTCGCTTACACTCATCAGCTTCAAATCTTGGAGCTGCTGTAG